CAACTTACCTAGACAATAGTCTCGAATGATCTCGATCCCCCTGCGTGTCGGACAGAATCCCTCGAACATATTGGACCCTATCGCCGCCGCTGTAATTTCCAGTGTCTCCAGATCGGGGAACTTTACTGCGCAGTCTGAGGGGCTGGGTGTCTGCCGGATTTCAGACACTGAGTTCACAGCTCTGCGGAAGCAACGGATCAGGTCCCGGCAAAGTCCGGAGCGGGACGCCGCACAGCCGTAAGGGGCTATTTCTCCGTCACTTTCGCATACGGTTGAAAGGTGACAATATGTCAGCAATTTAGTCAGCGCATTCCGGCATCTAATAGAAAACCTCTTCGGTCCTTTAGCAACGTAAATATCCCTTCCTGTTTCCTGCTGGCATATCAGCAATGAATGGTCATCAGCGTATGGCGCCGGATGCTTCTGCGGTTTTCGTATCGGCGGATGAGGGTTTAAAAAATTAATCCTGCCGCTTGACTTGGATTTCGAAATTCGTAGCGGCCCGTCAAACCTATTTTATATCGCGTTATACATATCTCCTACTGATGGGATATGAAGGTGGGTATAGACCTAGGAACAACGTACTCTACAGTTGCAAGATATGACAGAAAGAACTCCAGGCCCGAGATCATCAACAATAAGTTCGAAAAGGAACTGACCCCTTCGGTCATATGCTTTTTGGACAACGGTGAGGTCCTGATTGGCGAGGATGCAAAGGATATGCAGGCCGGCGGCGCCGGGACCATAGCGGCATCTTTCAAGAGAGGCATGGGGGACAACAGCTTCACTGTCGAGGCGCACGGTAAAGTGTACATGGCGGAAGACCTTTCCGCAATGCTGCTGAAAAAATTGATATCTGATGCGGAAGAGCGGACCGGGGAGAAGATAGATTCGGTGGTGATCACCGTCCCCGCGTACTTCAACGACTTCCAGAGAACCGCGACGATCCGCGCCGGAGAGGCGTGCGGCGTCAAGGTCATGAAGATCATAAACGAACCGACCGCTGCCGCGATATCGTACGGATACAACAGAGAATCCAATAAGACCGTAATGGTCTATGACCTCGGAGGCGGGACCTTCGACGTCACGCTGGTGAAGGTCGAGAAAGGTAACATCAAGGTACTCGGAACGGACGGCAACCACATACTCGGAGGAAAGGACTGGGACGCAGCTATCGTCAAATTTGTCTGCGAACAGTTCTACGAAGAATACGGCGTGGATCCGAGGGACGACGAGCCTACCAAGAACGAATTGATCGTGGCGTCTGAAAACTATAAGAAGATACTCACCAAGACCGACAGCGTCACCATACAGATAAAATACGAAGGGTACGCGAGCAAATATACGCTTACAAGAGAGCAGTTCGACACCCGGACGCAGTTCCTCCTCAACGCCACGAAGGACGTCTGCATGAAATTGTTCAGCGACCTCGGGGTGTCCTGGGGAGATGTTGATGAGATACTTCTCGTAGGAGGTTCTACGAGAATGCCTCAGGTTACCGAATTCCTGGAAAGGATATCGGGAAAGCCGGTGATAGATCACTCTGACACCGACCTTGCGGTGGCGAAGGGCGCCGCCCTTACGTCCGAATTCTATTGCAGCACAAGCACCGGAGTAAGGGAGATGCAGATATCTGACGTAACT
This sequence is a window from Candidatus Methanoplasma cognatum. Protein-coding genes within it:
- a CDS encoding antitoxin VbhA family protein; amino-acid sequence: MSEIRQTPSPSDCAVKFPDLETLEITAAAIGSNMFEGFCPTRRGIEIIRDYCLGKLTIEQLAAFAAERSYE
- a CDS encoding Hsp70 family protein — encoded protein: MKVGIDLGTTYSTVARYDRKNSRPEIINNKFEKELTPSVICFLDNGEVLIGEDAKDMQAGGAGTIAASFKRGMGDNSFTVEAHGKVYMAEDLSAMLLKKLISDAEERTGEKIDSVVITVPAYFNDFQRTATIRAGEACGVKVMKIINEPTAAAISYGYNRESNKTVMVYDLGGGTFDVTLVKVEKGNIKVLGTDGNHILGGKDWDAAIVKFVCEQFYEEYGVDPRDDEPTKNELIVASENYKKILTKTDSVTIQIKYEGYASKYTLTREQFDTRTQFLLNATKDVCMKLFSDLGVSWGDVDEILLVGGSTRMPQVTEFLERISGKPVIDHSDTDLAVAKGAALTSEFYCSTSTGVREMQISDVTAHSLGALSVSPGGDRYINEIMIKRNSKIPSSVKKPFRIEPGNQTDIIEVYTLQGESRMPLDCYVLAKVVISGFYNPGDGAIIDIEYNYDENGVVKVSATQDGELLQVDSEPVPGDISWMSERPKERSSGAPIAKNVVLCIDLSRSMRNSLEEVKKTVNDFVMTVASDNTKFGLVGFGDKVGIMRDMTGDPNMIVTALDGLKVNVYGRGTDASPMGTAATMLSNRPGGKMILILTDGIWGKRDFAVSEAINCRNSKIAVVAVGIGEADLGFLKQISTVEEGAMFTTLDRLGEAFSTIATAIGSGSMGMRESAGGGGASGRIGSGEIRGRLR